Proteins co-encoded in one Candidatus Neomarinimicrobiota bacterium genomic window:
- a CDS encoding ABC transporter permease, with translation MPSYFTQAILTIWQREIIRYVREKPRIISTLVQPLMFLVIFGAGLQRTLAAGNFGIDYVKFMYPGIIAMSVMGVAFFSTVSTVWDREFGFLKEILVAPVSRTAIALGKALGATSIASTQALILLVLAPLIGVPIHVVAIIQLFGLMLLLAFSIAGMGLLIASLMQTTESFGLVMQLLFFPMFFLSGAFFPLTAVPKWMVGLSSVNPLTYGVDVFRQVLLGSEMPASVATMIVLHAKSNDVLFMVGFAVVMIGASVAAFNRRQ, from the coding sequence ATGCCCTCGTACTTCACTCAGGCGATTCTCACCATCTGGCAGCGGGAGATCATCCGCTATGTACGGGAAAAACCCCGGATCATCTCCACCCTGGTGCAGCCCCTGATGTTTCTGGTGATCTTCGGGGCCGGGCTCCAGCGCACACTGGCGGCAGGTAACTTCGGCATTGACTACGTGAAGTTCATGTATCCGGGTATCATCGCCATGAGCGTCATGGGGGTGGCGTTTTTCTCAACCGTCTCGACGGTCTGGGACCGGGAATTCGGCTTTCTGAAGGAAATCCTGGTAGCGCCGGTCTCCCGGACGGCCATTGCCCTGGGCAAAGCACTGGGGGCTACCAGTATCGCTTCCACTCAGGCACTGATCCTGCTGGTGCTGGCACCGCTGATCGGGGTGCCCATCCACGTTGTCGCGATCATCCAACTGTTTGGGCTGATGCTGTTGCTGGCGTTTTCCATCGCGGGGATGGGGCTGTTGATCGCTTCCCTGATGCAGACCACCGAGAGCTTCGGCCTGGTGATGCAACTGCTCTTTTTTCCCATGTTCTTCCTGTCCGGGGCGTTCTTTCCGCTAACCGCTGTGCCGAAGTGGATGGTGGGGCTGTCCAGCGTCAATCCGCTGACCTACGGCGTGGATGTGTTCCGGCAGGTCCTGCTGGGCAGCGAGATGCCGGCTTCCGTGGCGACTATGATCGTGCTCCACGCCAAATCGAACGATGTCCTGTTCATGGTAGGTTTTGCGGTGGTGATGATCGGGGCGTCGGTGGCAGCGTTCAACCGGAGGCAGTAG